GGGGTAGGGAGGCTAGAGGTCTGGAGAATTCATCCTGGacccgctaattacatttaagTTATATTCAAAACAGATTAAAGTTACTACctgtcttcccaccggtttccagcgcagACCTGATGGCACCAGAAATCCAGCAGTGGGAAATTCGCGCATTGCAggaacgcatgtgcgaatcccaCACATGCCCGGccgcgagattctcccaccccacagCATTAGAAAATTAGcatggcagggtgggagaatcaccctttgtattttcttacAAGTGGTTTTGTGAAAGCACTTTGAGCAAAAATATTTTCCAGGCACCATCGATACAGGTGGAGTTGGAAATAAAGGTTCTTATTGGGTATAATTTCCCAAGATAAAGTGGAATTTTTCTTGGAAATGTGCTTTGAGGAAAAAAGGCAATTTAAAATTAATCTTGTTTTTTACAAATCTTAAAGTTTTGATAGAATggttttgaaaaatattttacAGGTATGTTTTAAAAAGCGGGAAAtggcatagcatccctacaggaagtggttagcactgctgcctcacagcgccaggaacccaggtttgattcccaacttggatcactggagcggagtctgcccattctccccgtgtctgtgtgagtttcctctcagtgctccggtttcatcccacagtttgaaaatcatgctggttaggtgcattggccatgccaaattctccctcagtgtacccaaacaggcgtgggagtgtggcaactaggggattttcacagtaacttcattgcagtgttaatgtaaacctacttgtgacactaacaaaaaaaCTTTAAAGATTTAAGCTTTAAAATATTAACAGAAATCCACATTGTGAGAATAAGTGCAAACATGTATTTTGTTCTTCTGGTCGTTTATCAGTGCCGGTTGCACAGTTTGGTTTTTCAACTATTCAAATGATTTAAAACAGTTCCAATAAGCAGGAACTCTCACCATTTCTGTCATGTTTTCTTTTTCTGAAGTGACTATGCTCTTTTGACAAAGCTGCACAGTACTTAACAGGGTGAAATACTTCCACAAATACTTACTGTTAACTCCACCGCAAAAGTTTGTGCATCCATTGAGGGTGAGAAATTTGTTTCTATTACCCCCGCAGCCACCATATGTGAACTGCTCACAAGTCTCAGTACTCCTACTGTAAAAAAAACGGGGCATTGATGCCCTGCACCTTCCTGGGCTTggtaaggaatgatgtggagatgccggcgttggactggggtaagcacagtgagacTTCTTGGTAAGGAATAGCAGGCTTCTCGTTCATCtaggaaaaaaatgcaaattgctgCATGTAGCTTCTGTAAAATTGCAAAACAACTGAGTTAGTGAACAAATGTCTTGGTGCCCAGAAATATAAAACAACAGAAAACCAAACAATTACTGACTCGTAATAATATCTAATGCAGGCGGTTAGTGTTTGCCAGTACAATATCAAACTGCTATTGCTGAACTGGGAAGAAGAAAATCAACtctattcccacttctgaccgtgACTTATCACTCCTGATAGACACTGTTTATGTGCGTAGTCTTTGTGTAAGGAAGAGATTGAGTTTGTCATGATGCTGGTCTCTCCTATTGAATGATTCATTAACATATGAAGAATAGttacttgggtggcacagtgaaggGGACTGATATGTGTGAAACCAGGGTGATATTTTGCCTCCCTGCTGCCAGaatcaaggatgtcactgagagGCTGCAAGACATTCTGAAGGGGAAGGGTGAACAGCTAGAGGCAGTGGTCAATGTCAGTACCAACATCATAGGtaaaaagagggatgaggtcctgaaagcagaatacaggaagctaggaaataaattaaaaagcaggaccgcAAAAGTAGTCacctcaggattactccccgtgccaaGTGTGAGTGAGATCAGGAACAGGAGAATAACTATTGTAATGCATGCATTCgttccttaaatattagccattgtGTCTCCACCATCATACATTCCAATGAAGTTTCTCAATCTATCCTTGCCAACTTATGCCTCATAACTTCTTGGTTCCTTTGATAGATTTAGGACCCTAATTTTGGATCAGATGACTTCACCTTCTATCCTAATGAAGAAttttatcatgttatgatcactgttcccaaaaggaCCCCTCACAACAAGCTTAGTAGTTAATTCctcctcattgcacaataccaaatCTTGAAAAAatagcaagcctgaggattgggagcagtttagaattcagcaagagCTTGATTAGAGGGCAAACATGGAGTATGAGAGTAAATTTGCAAGGAACATAAAAGCAGACTAAAAGAGCtgctataagtatataaaagataacgattagtgaagacaaatgtaggttcctTACAGTCTGAAACAGATGAATTTATAATAGGGAAGAAGGGAATCTCAGAGAAATTAATCAATTACTTTAGCTCTGTCTTCATAGAGCAAAagacaaataacttcccagaaatatTAGGGAACAAGGGTCTAGTAAGAGGGGGAATTGAAGGCAGTTAGTATTACTAAGAAATTGTGTTGAAGAAATTAATGGGTCTGAAAGCTAATAAatcaccagggcctgataatctatatcccagggtactgaaggaAGTAGCTATGgatatagtggatgcattggttgtcatcttccaaaattctatagatcctggaacagtcccagcagattggagggCAGCAAATGTAACCCCTCTATTTCAAAAACTGAGGAAGGGATAAAACAGTAATTACAGACAGGTTAGCCTGACGTCAGTAGTAGCAAAAATACGAATGTGATCCTCTCTGTACGAACAGGACGCTTGGAAAATATCAATGAGATAGGATTAGACTCAAGATGAGGCCATttagtgggctccccgctgggcgccacggtcgCTGCAAGTTTCCGGCCACTGGATTTCCAACGTCATCTACTCCACACCAAAAGTCGGtgcggagctgtataaattatttaaAGTAAAATTAGCATGAAATTAACAGGcgcgggactgaattctccaggcccgctcacgtctcacaacagctccccacctgcggggagctggcagtccaacctcactggagtgaagagggTCATGGAGGCCCCCCCCAGAAGGTTGGGGGTAAAGGGGTGggagccccctgggcattgccagcctggcccactggccctgcccaaggggcaaagtggcaatggccaaggggcaccttggcacttcccattgggcattgggcagtgacaAGAGGTCGGGGCCTAATGGGCAGGGCTTGTAGGGGGAAGGGtgatcggtggggttggggggtcccgctgccactcggcggtgacagagggagggtggcCAGCAATTGAGGCTAGCCATCAAGGTGGGGGTGGtcagtctgctgggggggggggcggcggggggcacCATGGGTTGAGAATTGGTAGAAGACAGGAAACAGAATAAATGGGCGTTTTCAAAGtagcaggcagtgattagtggggccCGAATCAGTGTTGGGGCTTCAACTACTCAtcgtatacataaatgatttagatgtgggaaccaaaagtaatatttcaaAGTTTGCTGACTACACAAAACTTGATGAGAATGtgaatggtgaggaggatgtgaagaggcttaaaggtgatttagacaacttgagtgagtgggcaaatacatggcaggtgAGGTATAATGTTGATGAGTGTGAAGTTACTCATTTCAGAAGAAGAACAGAATgatagagtattatttaaatggtgatagattggaacATGTTGACGTGCAAAGGGgcctgagtgtccttgtacaccagtcactgaaagcaagcatgcagttgCAGCAAACTGTTAAAGAGGCAAATGGTATGACAgccttcattgcaaaaggacATGAGtccaggagtaaggatgtcttactgcagctgtactgggccttagtgagaccacacctggagtacagtgtgcagttttggtctccttacctaagaaaaaTGATAAGAGAACATGGGGAGAGCAACAGAGACACCCAGGTGTGAGAGAGACTCATGCGCCACACTTGATGCTGAGTGCCGCCCTCCAACCTATAGGCCTCTGACAACAGACTagtaacctgttccaggaataactagccATGGAAACTGTTGGAAGTCTGCCTTGGTGTATCACTAAGTGTGGGAATTGAAAAAAATGGAAACAAATCCCATATGTCAAAAATAAATATAACATAAAAATGACAAGGACAATGACAGAATTCAGCAGAGaaacaaatgttggctttgccagcaatgcccacatctggaAATGATTGAAAAAATAAACAACACTCCACATGTTTGTCCAATTTTCATTTCTGTTGTTTTACTGGCAAAGCTGAGAACAAATTTTAGTTCTCAAGCAGTAAACCTCTGCTGTTAACACAGGAGGTTGTGATAAAAGTTGTCTACCTAGCTACACTTCACTAATAGGTCTTATTGCATTGAACCATGCCTTTGCACTTTGAAGGTGCATCACAATTATTTTTCTCGAAAGTCAGAAATGTTTTTAATCCTTGCTATTTAAAACAAATGAAAATAATCTCAATTTCCACAAATCAGACTATTTTGAGACGATTACCTGTCTGCACAATGCCGAACTGTGGAGCCAGCAGCAAGATGCTGCAGCTCACAGTGAAAAGCTGCAACTCCATGAtgctgacagagtgagtgagttgtGTTGTTTCGCTGTCGATTCCTCGCTGTCACTCGTGACTTCAGTCTGCACTGGGTCAGCGGAATCAAGTGGACTCTTCACTGTCTGATTGAAGCTCGAACCTGGTACATTTATAGAGCTGGTGTTCCAGCCACTGCACTCAGCCTGGCTCAGAGAAGACCCAGTGTGAGTCCAACTGGAAAACCAAAggcatcaactttaactatgttATCATTTTCTCAAACAATAATAAAGTGCAGTCAATGATGCAGATAACTTCCACAATGTTTAAAATCCTGGATACATATTTTATATCAGTCCAAAATAATTTAAACTAAATAGACATTTTTGCTCTGTACCATTAGAACATGTTAAGTGTGGCTGTATTTTTCAGCCTCGAGCACTTAATGAATTATCATGTCATATAGCTTAGCAGCTGTACAAGTCCAAAACAGTGTGGACACGTGGAAGCAAGGGGTTGCATAGGTTATATGAATTAAGTTGCAAAAATACACCCGATTCCTGTGTTTGTAGTGGATTAAAAATATAAAGGTGCTTTACACTGAAGGGAAGATTTCCATTAGTAGTGGTGATTTAAGAATAGATTCTTAGATGGGTTCTTTTAATTGAGGAAATGATATTTGAAAGGTTTAAACACCAACTGATGTTCTCAAGTGGAGCGATGCAGCAAAATGAATGGTTTGGATCCATGTCCAATATTCAGCCTCATTGCAGTCTATGGAATTGAAGATCAGGCCATGTGTGCATGGGGAAACTGATATCTCTTGTCTTGTGCCATGGCCCGAGACAAATATCTACTCCAATAAGGCATAGGTGCTCATTGTGTTAATGTTGGTAGATTTCACATAACAAgcatcacttaccattgtcaaagaTGAGTTATACATTTAATATTAGAGCAAGGCCACTTAAGTCATCAGGAGAATCATTAGACACACTTTAGCACATAAAGAGCAGTGGAAACATGGGGTGGCGTTTTCTGATTGCTTTGCAGAATGCCGCAGCGGGCGGGAAAATTAGAGTGGAAGGCACCATCCCCAAGGACAGCTTCCTCATCAGTAATTTTaggaaattagtgaaaaaaaggaAGGGGTGGGTCCCACAATGTcacgattttaaaaaaatagaaagCTTAGAGTGAGTgaacggcacagcggttagcactgctgcttcacaacaccagggagccggattcaaatctggccttgggtgacttcctgtgtggagtttgcatgttttccccgtgtctgcgtgggtttccaccgggtgctccggtttcctcccacagtccaaagatgtgcaggttaagtggattgaccatgttgaattgccacttagagtcccaaggtgtgcagtttatgtggattagctatggtaaatgtgaggggttatggggatagggcaggggcagTGGATGGTtaggctgctcttttggagagtcggcgcagacctgatggactgaatggcctccttctgcactgtagggattctatagttctgtgGTATTTACACTGAAATGTtcttcagggattggtgctggaccACTGTTGTTCCCTTTTCACATAAATAACTTGGATTGACGAATCGTAAGTACAATtataaaatttgcagatgataccaagttatagaacataaaacatagaacagtacagcacagaacaggcccttcggcccacgatgttgtgccgagctttatctgaaaccaagatcaagctatcccactccctatcatcctggtgtgctccatgtgcctatccaataaccgcttaaatgttcctaaagtgtctgactccactatcactgcaggcagtccattccacaccccaaccactctctgcgtaaagaacctacctctgatatccttcctgtatctcccaccacgaaccctatagttatgcccccttgtaatagctccatccacccgaggaaatagtctttgaacgttcactctatctatccccttcatcattttataaacctctattaagtctcccctcagcctcctccgctccagagagaacagccctagctccctcaacctttcctcataagacctaccctccaaaccaggcagcatcctggtaaatctcctctgcacgctttccagcgcttccacatccttcttatagtgaggtgaccagaactgcacacaatattccaaatgtggtctcaccaaggtcctgtacagttgcagcataaccccacggctcttaaactccaaccccctgttaataaaagctaacacactataggccttcttcacagctctatccacttgagtggcaacatttagagatctgtggatatg
The DNA window shown above is from Mustelus asterias chromosome 2, sMusAst1.hap1.1, whole genome shotgun sequence and carries:
- the LOC144504286 gene encoding U-actitoxin-Avd3l-like, with the protein product MELQLFTVSCSILLLAPQFGIVQTGRCRASMPRFFYSRSTETCEQFTYGGCGGNRNKFLTLNGCTNFCGGVNMEYMRGKGNYPGSLAASENCDGPENTVSGKKRVLDQVPNLL